From one Trifolium pratense cultivar HEN17-A07 linkage group LG1, ARS_RC_1.1, whole genome shotgun sequence genomic stretch:
- the LOC123903203 gene encoding F-box protein PP2-B10-like isoform X1 yields the protein MCGFFKGDRQKRKGGKMSCMIPARKLSIAWGDDKRYWMWTTMPDSRFPEVAKLLEVWWFDIYGMINTIQLSPNTQYAAYFVFQMINASGFRDLPVELSVGVKGGRNSTKIVCLDSNMEGWQYHTVGLQRPNVRSDGWLEIEMGEFFNSGLEVEEVQMNVKELRKLKKGIFIEGIEVRPK from the exons ATGTGTGGATTTTTCAAAGGAGACAGGCAAAAG AGAAAGGGTGGGAAAATGTCTTGCATGATTCCTGCTAGAAAACTCAGCATTGCTTGGGGTGATGATAAGCGCTATTGGATGTGGACTACTATGCCTGACTCCAG GTTCCCTGAAGTTGCTAAGCTTCTTGAAGTGTGGTGGTTTGATATTTATGGGATGATAAACACCATTCAGCTGTCCCCAAATACTCAATATGCAGCTTATTTTGTGTTTCAGATGATTAATGCGTCGGGATTTCGGGACCTTCCTGTGGAGTTATCTGTTGGTGTCAAAGGTGGCCGCAATAGTACTAAAATTGTCTGTTTGGATTCAAATATGGAAGGTTGGCAGTACCACACAGTAGGATTGCAACGTCCTAATGTGCGAAGTGATGGGTGGTTGGAGATTGAGATGGGGGAATTCTTCAATTCAGGCCTAGAAGTTGAAGAAGTCCAGATGAATGTTAAGGAGCTAAGGAAATTGAAGAAGGGTATCTTTATTGAAGGAATTGAAGTTAGGCCTAAGTAA
- the LOC123903203 gene encoding F-box protein PP2-B10-like isoform X2 codes for MLFTYLSLPSKFSLKHQMPSSIILQLFSLHLHRFPEVAKLLEVWWFDIYGMINTIQLSPNTQYAAYFVFQMINASGFRDLPVELSVGVKGGRNSTKIVCLDSNMEGWQYHTVGLQRPNVRSDGWLEIEMGEFFNSGLEVEEVQMNVKELRKLKKGIFIEGIEVRPK; via the exons ATGCTCTTCACTTATCTGTCTCTTCCATCAAAGTTCAGCTTGAAGCACCAAATGCCTTCATCTATAATACTGCAGTTATTTTCACTTCACCTGCACAG GTTCCCTGAAGTTGCTAAGCTTCTTGAAGTGTGGTGGTTTGATATTTATGGGATGATAAACACCATTCAGCTGTCCCCAAATACTCAATATGCAGCTTATTTTGTGTTTCAGATGATTAATGCGTCGGGATTTCGGGACCTTCCTGTGGAGTTATCTGTTGGTGTCAAAGGTGGCCGCAATAGTACTAAAATTGTCTGTTTGGATTCAAATATGGAAGGTTGGCAGTACCACACAGTAGGATTGCAACGTCCTAATGTGCGAAGTGATGGGTGGTTGGAGATTGAGATGGGGGAATTCTTCAATTCAGGCCTAGAAGTTGAAGAAGTCCAGATGAATGTTAAGGAGCTAAGGAAATTGAAGAAGGGTATCTTTATTGAAGGAATTGAAGTTAGGCCTAAGTAA